Genomic segment of Streptosporangium sp. NBC_01755:
GGCCGGCGTGTCCCAGGTACTGATCGTCCGGGCTATCGCCCGCATGCGACAGGGAGTGGAGAATGAGCCTCATCGCCGGGACCGAGGACAGTTCGTCATCGCGCTTGGACAACGACGCTTCTGGGAGGCATCCGCTCGATTCGATGTTTGCGCCGCGCGGGATCGCGATCGTCGGGGCGAGTGATCGTTCGGGTTGGTCCCGTTACACCTACGCCAACCTCGTGCAGGCGAAATACCCCCACCCCATCCATCTCGTCAACCACAAGGGTGGTCTGGTTCACGGGCAGCAGGCCGTCAAATCCCTTGATGACATTGACGGCCATGTCGATCTGGCCTACGTGCTGACCGGCCCTGACTCGCTGCCGGGCATCATGGAGAGCGCGGCGGCGAAGGGGATCGTCAATCTCGTCGTCATCGCCGCCGGTTTCGGGGAGATGGGCGAGGAGGGAGCCGAACGCGAGCGCGCCCTGGCCGCCCGTGCGAACGAGCTCGGCCTGCGCATCCTGGGGCCGAACAATCTCGGTTTCATCAACGCGACCGCCGCGACGATGCCGTGGAGCCAGATGCTGCCGTGGCCGTTGGAGACCGGTGGTGTCGGGGTCCTCTCGCAGAGCGGCGCGCTCGGCATCTTCCTGCTCAACTACCTGCAGGGCCGGGATGTGGGCATCAGCCATCTGGTCACGCTGGGCAACGAGGCGATGATCACGATCGCCGAGGGCATCGACTACCTGCTGGCACAGGAGTCGACGAAGGTCATCGCGCTGTATCTGGAATCGGTACGTCACCCCGAGGCGTTCATCGACGCCGCCCGCCGGGCGTTGGCGGCCGGTGTGCCCATCGTCGCCTACAAGGCGGGGCGCGGCGAGGTGGGCGCCAAGGTGACGGCGGCGCACACCGGAGCGCTCGCCGGTGACGACAAGGTGTTCGACGCCGCCTTCCGGCAGCTCGGGGTCATCCGTGTCGACTCCATCGAGGACCTGGTGGCCACGGCCGGGCTGCTCGCCGAGTACGGGGAGATTCCCGGGCGCAGGGCCGCCTTCGTGACCGGGTCCGGAGCGATGTGCGGGGTGATCGGCGATGTCGCCGAGGCGAGCGGCGTGCTGCTGCCCGACCTCGCCGACTCCACGGTGACGGGGCTGCGGGAGAGCGGGCTGCCGGAGTTCGCGACGGCTCAGAACCCGCTCGACACCACCGGGTACGTCGTGATCAAGCCGGACCTGCTGCCGCTGTGCGAGAAGGTCGTCTCGAAGGACCCGGGCATCGACGTCCTGGTGATCAATGGATCGGTCCCGGCCACCCCCGAGGCGGCCGCCTTCATGGCCGGGAGCGTCGAGTGGCGCAAGGAACTGGCGGACACGAGCCCGGTTCCCGTCATCCCCATGGAGTTCCTGCCCACCGAGCGCACCCTGTTCGCGCGTGAGTTCCGCCGGTCGTCGGGCAGTTCGTACGTGCTGGAGTCCTTCGCCCGGGGCATCCCCGCCCTGGCCAAGGCGATGTGGTGGTCGGAGAAGCGCAGGGAGATCGTGCGGCCGCGGGCCGGCTCCTCGCCGGTCGTGGAGATCGAGGGCGGCGCCGGCGGTCGCTGGTCCGAGCGCCAGGTCGTCGAGCTGCTGGCCGGCGCAGGGGTGCCCGTCGTTCCCCAGCGCCTGGTGCGGACCGCACAGGAGGCCGAGAGTGCGGCCGGAGAGATGCCGCTTCCCCTGGTCATGAAGGTCTCGTCCGCCGATATCGCGCACAAGACGGACGTCGGCGGGGTCGTCCTCGGCCTGAACTCGCCGGATGAGGTGCGCGGGGCGTTCGAGCGGATGATGGACACGGTGCGGTCGCAGGCGCCGGACGCCGACATCGAGGGCGCGGTCCTCAGCCCGATGCGTCCCGACGGCGTCGACCTGCTGGTGGGCTTCGTCCGTGACTCCGTATGGGGCCTCACACTCGTCGTCGGCCTCGGCGGCGTCTGGGTGGAGGTTCTCAAGGACACCGCGATCAGGCTTCTCCCCGTCAACCGGGACGAGGTCAAGGCCATGCTCACGGAGTTGAAGAGCTATCCCCTGCTCACGGGTGCTCGTGGGGGAGCGGTGGTGGACCTGGAGAAGCTGGCCGACGTCATCTGCCGGCTCGCCGACGTCGCGGCGGCGCTCGGCGACCGGATGACGGAGATGGAGGTCAATCCGCTGCGGGTCTCCGGCGAGAGCGTCGAGGTCCTGGACGCGATGGCCGTCTGGGACGAGGGCTGACATTCCGGCCCCCCTGCCGCTCCGGCAGGGGGGCCGTTTCACCAGGATTGCAGCGTGGAGGCCCCGTCGTTCACGGCGGGGAGGAAACGCGGAAAACGGTGCCACCCGGTAGCGGTGAGTGACAGACTCGGCGCGTGCTGGTGACGGAGATGCTGAAACTCGCGCCCTCGCCCGAGGACGGCGAGGCGCTGCTGGCGACGATGCGCGCCTGCAACGCCGCCGCGACCAGGGCCGCCGAGGTCGCGTTCGCACACCGCACCGCGAACAAGATCGCTCTACAGAAGCTCGTCTACGCCGAGCTGCGTCAGGGGTTCGGGTTGTCGGCGCAGATGGCCGTCCGCTCCATCGCCAAGGCCTGCGAGGCCTACAAGCGCGACAAGACCATCAAACCGGTCTTCCGCCCGTTGGGGGCGGCCGCCTATGACCAGCGCATCCTCACCTGGAAAGGCTCCGACGCGGTCAGCCTCCTCACCCTGAGCGGCCGGGTCGTCGTGCCCGTTCTCTACCGGGGCCGGCGGCTACAGAGCGAGGGGGCGACCTTGCGGGGTCAGGCGGATCTCGTCTACCGCGACGGCGTGTTCTTCCTCGCCGTGGTCGTCGAGGTCCCCGAACCGGCGCGGGAGGAGGAGCCGCAGGGGTGGCTGGGGGTGGATCTGGGCATCGTCAACCTCGCCACCGACTCCACCGGTAAGCCCTACAGCGGCAAAGGGGTACGGGCGGTACGGCGACGTAACGCCCGGCTGCGGGCCCGGCTCCAGGCCAAGGGCACCAAGTCCGCCAAGCGGCTGCTGAAGAGGCGCCGCCGCAAAGAGTCGCGGTTCGCCCGCGACGTCAACCACGTCATCTCCAAGAAGCTGGTCGGCAAGGCCAAGGACACCCGCGCCGGGATCGCCCTCGAAGACCTCGAAGGCATCCGGGAGCGGGTCACGGTTCGTAAGGCTCAGCGTGCCGACCTGCACTCCTGGGGTTTCCATCAGCTGCGGACGTTCGTGGCGTACAAGGCGGCCCTGGCCGGGGTGGTCGTGCGGTTGGTGGATCCGCGTAACACCTCCCGCACCTGCCCCGGGTGCGGCCACCTCGACAAACGGAACCGTCCTACCCGGGATGGGTTCCGGTGTGTTTCGTGCGGGCTCGCCGGCCCGGCGGATTACTTCGCGGCGATCAACATCGGTCGCCGGGCAGTGCGTCACGCTGCCGACGACGCGGCCTGAACCGTACCTGCAAGGTACGGCGAGGAGCTGCAAGCTCGGTCCCTTTCAGGGCCGAGAAGCTGACTGCCGGTCGATGTCCTGCCATGCCTGAAGGACCGCGACGTCGGTCGACGGCTCGTACGGCATGCGTACGGCCTGTGTGCCTCCATCCTTCAGGTCGTCAGGGGTGAGGTCGGGGGAGCCGAACACGACGTGGTCGACCCCCACTCCGTGGGTGAGCCACAGGCCCGCGCCGCCGGGTGTCTCCTCGCGCTCGCGGACGAGCAGGTTACGGCCGGTACCCCAGCTGATGAGGAACCAGCCCCGGCCCCCCTGGCGGACGTGACCGCGCAGCTGGTCCGCGAACAGCGTCCTGGCGGTGTCGAGCGACGCCACGGTCAGGCCGACCCAGGAGATGGCGCACGGTTTCCCGGCGGACTCGGGGAAGCCCTCGGGAGCGGGTGAGGTGAACCCGCCCACCAGGTCCTTGTCCGACTCGGCAAGCTGTATCAGTGTCCCCATACCCGCCTGTTTCGGGTGCAGGAACGCCTCTTTCCAGTAGGTTTCATTCCGGCCACCCAGGGTGTCGATCCCGATCGCCCGTAACCGGTCCAGGGCGTCGACCAGGGAAGGGACCTGGAAGGTGAGATGGTGCGGGCCGGGGCCGTTCCTGTCGATGAACCGCCGCATGAAGCCGCCGGGCCGGGCGCCGGGGGAGATGAACTCCAGCCTCATGTCGTGGGCGTAGATCAGTTGGTAGGGCGCGAACTCGCCCGCGTCACCTCCGTGTGACCATGAGCCGCCCAGGTGAACGGCGAAACGAGGGTAGGCGTCCTCCCATGACTCGACCCCGATGGCGAGGTGGTCGAAGATGACGACGTCTGACATGTGCGTCCTCTCCCGTGCGGGAATCTCTGGAAACGGCGGCGGGCCCGGACGGCATGTCGTCCGGGCCCGCGGGCCTCGGTCTGATTCGGTCCGGCTTGGCCCGGTCCGGTTAGGTCTGACTCGGCCCGGTTTGGTTCGGCCTGGCTCGGTCCGGTTCAGGCCGGCAGCCGGGTGGCGAGTTCGAGACCGTTGTCGCGCATCACGCGCCTGCTCTGCTCCACCGTGTACTGGAAGTTCTCCAGGTCCTTGATGTAGGAGCCGGGGTCGGCCAGGCCCTCGACGTGCGGGTAGTCCGATCCCATCAGGATCCGGTCGACGCCGACGAGGTCGCGCAGCGCGCCCAGTTCGTCCTCGTAGAAGGGGGCCACCCAGATGTGCCGCCTGAACGTCTCGCGAGGGTCCTCGGGATACAGGTACGGAGTCTGGCCGAAGGACTTCTTGAGCTTGTCGAACAGGTGGAAGACCCAGTCGGAGCCCACTTCGATCGAGGCGATCCGCAGCCGGGGGAAGCGCTCGAACAGCCGGTTGGCGAGCATGCTCGCGATGGTGTCCTGAAGCGAGTTCGCCGAGACGAGGCCGCGGAAGGGACTGGCGCGGAACGCCTCGGTGAACTCGCTCTCACCCCAGTCGGCCAGGTATTTGCTGTAGTAGGAGTCGCCGCCGTGGTAGAGCACGGTGATGCCGGCCTCGTTCGCCCGCGCCCAGAAGCCGTCGAACATCGGGTCGGCGGGTGACCTGCCGCCGCTGGGGGTCATGACGGGCCCGCCCACCATGACGACGAAGCGGGCGTCCTGCTCAAGTGCCCACTCCAGTTCCCTGACCGCGTTGTCGGGGTCGACCAGCGTGATGTACGGCGCGGCGAAGATGCGCTCCCGGTAGGCGAATCCCCAGTCCTCGGCGAGCCAGCGGTTGAAGGCGCGGAAGGCCGCGGTGAGCGCGGGCACGTCGTGCAGGAGCGCCTGCTCCATGCCGACGCCGAGGGTGGGCAGGAAGATAGCGCCCTGCATGCCCTGCTCGTCCATGAGTGCGAGCCGCGCGTCACGGTCGCGGTACTCGGGCCGGACGGGTTCCAGTTCGCCGAAGAGTTCGAGTGTCCCTGCGGACTTGGGGTTGCGGCCGCGGAAGTACTCGTCCATGGCGCCCGGCTTGGCCACCGGGTCGAAGGTCGGGTTGGGGATGAACTTGTTCACCCGGCCCCCGACCAGGAGCCGGGTCCTGCCGTTGATCGTCGCCCACTGCATCGTTCGCTTGGCGAACTCGGGTTCCAGGTGGCGGGTGAAGGCGTCGAGTGCCTCGTAGTAGTGGTTGTCGCAGTCGAAGTACCTGAAGGGCAGGTCAGCCACGGGTTCGTACCTCCCGGTCGTCGCACACGGCACTCTTGGGCCGCCGCATGCAATGTAGAACGGGATTTCAGTTGTTGCAAGCATGGTTCATACCTGTGACCATTGGGGAAGCTGTCATCGACCTCTTGACGAAACTGAAATCCTGTTTCAGAGTACCGAGCCAGGACTGAAAAGGAGCTCGCGATGGCCATGCCGTCCGGAGTGCCCGTCATCGACACGATGATCGGATTCCCGCAGAAGGACTTCTCGCAGTACGACTTCATCCGCAGGCAGACCAGGGACCGGGGGTCGCTGGAGGAGATGCAGTTCCCCGCGGAGTACATGTTCAAGCAGGTCCCCAAGGACCTCCCCGCCGACGACCCGATCGGCACCACCCTGGAGCAGATGGACCGCTACGGCATCGTCCAGGGCCTGATCGGAGTCTCCGACGAGGTGTCCCGGGCGGCCTTGAAGCGGTACCCCGACCGTTTCATCCCCTCGGGCAACGTCGACGACCCGAACGACGTCGTGGGCAGCGTGCGCGCCCTGCGACGTGACTACGAGGAGTACGGGATCCGTGCCGTCGGATCGTTCCCGGCGGGGACGTTTCCCCAGGTCGCCATCGATGACCCGAAGATGTACCCCATCTACGCGACCTGCGTGGAACTCGACATCCCCATCTTCGTGTGCGCGGGTATTCCCGGGCCGAGGCTGAAGTTCGCCCCGCAGGAGGTGTCGCGGATCGACACCGTCATGTACGACTTCCCCGACCTGGTCATGGTGACCCGCCACGGCTGTGAGCCCTGGGAGCGGCTCGCGGTGAAACTGATGCTCAAGTGGCCGAACCTGTACTACTCCACCTCCGCCTTCGCCCCCAAGCACTACCCCGAGGCCATCATCAGGTACGCCAACACCCGGGGCGCCGACAAGATCCTCTACGCCGGCTACTTCCCGATGGGGCTCTCCCTGGAGCGGATCTTCACCGACATGCCGGGCGTGCCCTTCAAGGACGAGGTGTGGCCGAAGTTCCTCTCCGGAAACACCCGGCGCATCCTCAAGCTGGACAGGTGAGGTGACGAGACGATGTCGATCGCACTGACCGAGGACCAGCAGGCGCTCGCCGAGTCCATCGCCGGTTTCACCGCCCGCCACGTGAGCTCCGGGTCGACCCGGGCCGAGTTCGAGGACCTGGCGGCCGGGGTGTGGCCGTCGGTCTGGGGCCATCTGGTGGAGCAGGGCGTTCTCGCCATGCACCTGCCCGCCGAGTACGGCGGTGACGACGCCGGGCTCGTCGAGCTCGCCGTCGTCCTGGAGGAGACGGGGCGGGGGCTGATGCCCGGCCCGCTGCTCCCCACCCTGCTGACCAGCCTGGTCGTCGCACGGCACGGTGGCGGCGACCTCTGCGCCCGGGCACTGCCGCGCTTCGCGGGCGGCTCCACCGGCGCGTGCGCCACCACACCGAAGGGCCTTGTCGCAGTGCGCAGGCGGGGCGGCTGGCAGGTGAGCGGCACAACCGAGCCCGTCCTCGGCGCGCTCAGCGGAGAGCACCTGGTGCTCGGTGCCGAGGCTCCCGAAGGCACCGTCTGGTTCCTGCTGGAGCCGGCGGAGCGGGACGCGGTCAAGGTCTCCCGGCAGTCGGGAGTCGACCTCTCCCGTGACATCGGATCCGTCACGGCCGAGGGGCTGCTCGTGCCCTTCGACCGGGTGCTCGCCGTCGACAGCACCGAGTTGCGCTCGCTCGCGGCCGTGCTGTTCGCCGCGGAGGCCGTCGGCATCGCGCGCTGGTGCCAGGAGAGCGGGCTCGGCTACGTCCAGGTGCGCGAGCAGTTCGGCCGGCCGATCGGTTCCTTCCAGGCCATCAAGCACAAGTGCGCGAAGATGTTCATCCAGAGCCGGCTCATGTCGGCGGCGGCCTGGGACGCGGCCTCGGCCGTCGACCAGGACAGGGAGCAGTTCGCGTTCGCCGCCGCCTCGGCCGCGGTCACCTGTCTCGGCGGCATCGCGGAACTGGGCCTGGAGACGGTCACCCTGTTCGGCGGCATCGGCTACACCTGGGAGCACGACGCCCATCTGTACTGGCGCCGCGCGATGAGCCTGGCGACCCTGCTGGGTCCCGCGCACGAGTGGGAGGAGGGCGCCGGGCGGCTCGCCCGCGTCACCGAGCGGGCCAGGACCGTCGATCTCACCGGCGAGCCGGCGGGACTGCGCGCCCGGATCGCGGAGACGCTCGGCGAGATCGCCGCGGCACCCGAGGCCGAGCGGCGTCGCCTGCTGGCGGAGGCCGGCCTGGTCTCCCCGCACTACCCCAGGCCGTACGGGCTGGCGGCGGACCCGACCTCGCAGGTGGTGATCTCCCAGGAGTACGAGCGCGCCGGCCTGACCCAGCCGTCGACGGTCATCGGCGAGTGGGCCCTGCCCACGGTCATCGCGCACGGGACCGAGCGGCAGCGCGAACGCTTCGTCATGCCCACGCTCCTCGGCGACATCGTCTGGTGCCAGCTGTTCAGCGAGCCGGGTGCCGGGTCGGACCTCGCCTCGCTGAAGACCCGGGCCGAGAAGGCGGACGGGGGCTGGGTGCTCAACGGCCAGAAGGTCTGGACGTCGAGCGCGCACGAGGCCGACTGGGGCATCTGCCTGGCCAGGAGCGACGCCGAGGCCCCCAAGCACAAGGGCCTGAGCTACTTCCTGGTGGACATGCGCTCCGCCGGGGTGGAGGTCCGGCCGCTGCGCGAGGCCAACGGCGGCTACCTCTTCAATGAGGTTTTCTTCGACGGGGTCTTCGTCCCCGACGACTGCCTGGTCGGCAAGCCCGGCGAGGGATGGCGGCTGGCCCGCACCACGCTGGGCAACGAGCGGGTGAGCATGGGAAGCGGCATGTCCGGCCCCCGGGAGAATCCCGCCCGCACCGCCGAGGCGCTGGGCGTCGACGGGCCGGCGGTGGTCCGCGACATCGGGGTGCTGACCGCGAAGGTCAACTCCTTCGAGGCGCTCGCCCAGCGCGTGTTCCTGCGACAGCTCTCCGGCCTGCAACCGGGTGCCGAGTCGAGCGTGCTGAAGGTCGTGTCGGCATGGAACGCCGCGGAGATCCGCGGCAGGCAGCTGAGCTGGCTGGGTTCGAGTGCCGGTGTCCTCACCGGTGAGGCCGGCGACGCCGCCCAGGCGCTGCTCTCGGTACCGCCCCTGCTGATCGGCGGGGGGACCAGCGAGATCCAGCTGAACGTGATCGCGGAGCAGGTCCTGCGCCTCCCCCGTGAACAGGTTCGATGAGCACCGGTTCACAGTGATCAAACCAGAGTTCAGGGAGACACCCATGGCAGAGCAGGAATCGCGCTACACCGTCATATCGTCGGACACCCATGCCGGGGGAAGTCACGCGATGTACCGGGAGTTCCTGGAGCAGAGGTACCACGACGACTTCGACGCCTGGCGGGGCCGGTACAAGAACCCGTTCAGCGATCTCGGTGACACGCGCCGGTACCGCAACTGGGACGACGAGATGCGCGACTCCCAGCAGGACGCGGACGGTGTCGTCGGCGAGGTCATCTTCCCCAACACGGTTCCCCCCTTCTTTCCCAGTTTCGTGCTGTTCGCACGGCCGCCCAAGCCGGACGAGTACCAGCACCGCCTCGCCGGAATCCGCGCTCACAACCGCTGGCTGGAGGCGTTCTGCCGGCGGGCGCCGGAACGACGGGCGGGCATCGGCCAGATCTTCCTCAACGACGTCGACGACGCCATCGCCGACGTTCGCTGGATCAAGGAGCACGGGTTGCGCGGGGGAGTGCTGCTGCCCACGATCCCGCCGGACGTCGACTGGATCAAGCCGCTGAACCATCCCGACTACGACCGGCTGTGGGCGGTGTGCGAGGAGCTCGAGGTTCCGGTGAACGTGCACGGCGGCACCGGCTCGCCCGCGTACGCGCCGCTGCCGTCGTCCGCCCTCATCATGCTCTCCGAGATCACCCACTACTCGCGGCGGCCCCTGCTGTTCATGCTGCTCTCCGGCGTTTTCGAGCGCTTCCCGAGGCTCAAGGTCGTGCTGACCGAGCAGGGTTGCTCGTGGCTGCCGCCCCTGCTGGAGCAGCTGGACTCGACCCTGGCGGCGATTCGCGACAGCGGCGCGATCGGTGAGCTGAGGTTCAAGCCGGAGCACATCCTGCCCAGGTCGGCCACCGAGTACTTCCGGCAGAACGTCTGGCTGGGCGTGAGCTTCCCCCAGCGTGCCGACGCCGCCGCGGCCCGCGTCCTCGGCGTCGACAAGTTCATGTGGGGCAGCGACTACCCCCACGACGAGGGCACCTACCCGTACACGACCCTGTCCCTGCGCCAGCTCTTCCACGACTGGCCGGAGGCGGACCTGCGGAAGATCCTCGCGGAGAACGCGGCCGACGTCTACGGCTTCGATCTGAACGCTCTCGCGGGTCCGGCGTCGCGCCTCGGTCCCAGGGTCTCCGAAGTCGCCCAGCCGCTCACCGAGCTGCCGGACAACCCCAACGAGGCCCTGGTCCGCAACGTGACAGCGGCCTGACCCGCCACCACCGCAACGTGACAGCGGCCCGACCCGCCACCTGAGCCGAGGTCGCGCGGCGGCCACGGCCGTCGCGCGACCTCGGCGCGCTCCGGCTCATCTCTTTGAAACGAGGTTTTCGTTCATATCTCAAACCTCTGCCCGGCCGTCGTACTCCAAGTGTGATCACAGTTGCCTCGGTGAAACACAGGCTTCTGAGCTGGCTAAACATGACATCTATTGTCAGAGTTCGGGCCGTGGGGCTTAGGCGCGTCGAGCCCTTGGAAACCTTGACGAAACAGGAATCTTGTTTCAGGATCAGACCCAACCTGATCGCCGGACCGGCGAGGGCATCCGGTGAATCCCACCCCTCGAACGTTGTCCCGACCGACTCAGATGTCCCGACACGTGCCCGATTCGAAAAGTGTCACCGAGGAAGGGGCGGTTCCATGATCGCCTACAGTCCACCCACCCCCCAAAGCAGCGGAGGCCGTTCATGAGCCTCCTTGACGTACAGGACCTGACCTTGCGGTTCGGCGGTGTACGCGCCCTGGACGGCGTGTCCTTCGCCGTGGAGGAAGGTGCTCTCGTCGCCCTTGTCGGCCCCAACGGTGCCGGGAAGAGCAGCGTGTTCAACTGCGTCAGCGGCCTGTACCGGCCGAATGACGGCAGCATCGAGTTCGCCGGCGAGAACATCCTCACGCTGCCCTCCCACGCGCTCGCCTCCCGCGGGATCGGACGGACCTTCCAGAACCTCGCCCTGTTCCCGCGCCTGACCGTGTTGGAGAACGTGCTGCTCGGAGGCCATACCGCGCACCGCTCCAACGCCCTGGCGTGCGCCCTGCGCTGGCCGGGGGAGAGGCGCCGAGAGCGAGAGGCGCGAGGACGCGCCCTCGAGGTGCTCACCGAGCTCCGGCTCGCCCATCTCGCGGACCAGCCGGCGGCGGGGCTTCCCTTCGGCACGCTGAAGCGCATCGAGATCGCCCGCGCCGTCATGAGCGGCCCGCGCCTGCTACTGCTGGACGAGCCCGCCGCGGGCCTGACCCACGGCGAGGTCGAGGAACTCGGCACGACGATCCGCTCGCTCCGCGAGACGCACGGACTCACGGTGCTCCTGGTGGAACACCACATGGGCCTGGTCATGACCATCTCGGAGAAGGTGATCGTGCTCAACCTCGGACAGGTCATCGCCCAGGGGCCGCCCGGCGAGGTGTCGACGGATCCGGCCGTGGTCGCCGCCTACCTGGGAGCCGCCGCATGACCGCCGCACTGGCCGTCACCGGCCTCACGGCGGGCTACGGATCGCTCATCGTGCTGCGGGACCTGACCTTCCATGTGGACCCCGGCGAGATCGTCGTCATCCTGGGGGCGAACGGCGCGGGCAAGACCACCACGCTGCGGGCGCTCAGCGGAGAGATCCCGGCGGAGGGGACGATCGAGCTCGCCGACCGGCAGGTGGGCGGGCTCCGTGCGGACCAGCGGGCCCGGCTCGGCATCGGACACGTGCCCGAGGGACGTGGCACCTTCGTGGACCTCACCGTCGAGGAGAACCTGCGGCTCGGCGCGTACCACCGGCCGGCGCGGGAGGTGCCCGGCGCGATGGAGCGCTGGTTCGAGGTCTTCCCCCAGCTGGCGGAGCGACGCGGACAGCTCGCGGGCAGCATGAGCGGAGGCGAGCAGCAGATGCTCGCGGTGGCGCGGGCCCTGATGGGCGCACCGAAGCTGCTGCTGCTGGACGAGCCCTCGATGGGACTGGCGCCGATGCTGGTCGCGGAGCTGTTCCGGAACCTGGCCGAGATGAACAGGCGGACCGGCACCGCGATGCTGCTCGTCGAGCAGAACGCCGAACTCGCGCTGTCGATCGCCGATCGCGCGTACGTGCTGGAGCACGGTCGGATCGTCTCGACCGGCACCGCCGAGGAACTGCGCGGCGACGACTCCATCCGCCGGGCCTACCTGGGAGTTTGACACCGCAATGGAATTGTTGATCCAGCGCCTGGTCGACGGAACGTCGAACGGGTTCCTCTACGGGGCCGTGGCACTGGCCCTGGTGCTCATCTATCGCTCCACCGGACTGATGAACTTCGCCCAGGGCGAGATGGCGATGTTCAGCACCTTCGTGGTCTGGAAGCTGGCGGACCAGACCCTGGGGCTGGGGCTCGCCCTGGTCGTCGCCATCCCGGTCGGCATCCTTTTCGCCTTCCTGCTCGGGGCGGTCATAGAACGCGTCGTGATCCGGCCCTTCGAAGGGGGGACCAACAACCACCTCAGGCTGCTGATCGTCACCCTCGGCCTCTTCCTCGCGATCAACGCCCTGGCCGGATACATCTTCAGCACCGACACCGAACGGCTGGAGTCGCCGTTCCCGGTCGGCGGCCTGAACCTCGGCGGCGTCAACATCAGCTACCTGGAGATCGGCACGATCGTCGTCTTCCTACTCGTGGCGCTGCTCATCCGGCAGCTCTTCATGGGCACGAAGCTCGGCCTCGGCCTGCGCGCCGCCGCCATGAACCCCTCCTCAAGCCGTCTGGTCGGGATCGACGTGAGCCGGATGATGATGATCGGCTGGGGGCTGGCCTCGGCGATCGGAGCCCTCGCGGCGGTCCTGGTGGCCCCCGTCGTGTTCGTCAGCACGAACATGATGGCCACCCTCCTGCTGTACGGATTCGCCGCGGCGGTGGTGGGCGGCTTCGAGAGCGCGCCCGGCGCCCTGGTGGGCGGCGTGCTGGTGGGCCTCATCCAGTCCCTGTCCGCCGGTTACCTGCCCTTCATCGGTAACCAGCTCCAGCTCGCGACCGCGTTCGCGGTGATCCTTCTCGTCCTGCT
This window contains:
- a CDS encoding amidohydrolase family protein, producing MAEQESRYTVISSDTHAGGSHAMYREFLEQRYHDDFDAWRGRYKNPFSDLGDTRRYRNWDDEMRDSQQDADGVVGEVIFPNTVPPFFPSFVLFARPPKPDEYQHRLAGIRAHNRWLEAFCRRAPERRAGIGQIFLNDVDDAIADVRWIKEHGLRGGVLLPTIPPDVDWIKPLNHPDYDRLWAVCEELEVPVNVHGGTGSPAYAPLPSSALIMLSEITHYSRRPLLFMLLSGVFERFPRLKVVLTEQGCSWLPPLLEQLDSTLAAIRDSGAIGELRFKPEHILPRSATEYFRQNVWLGVSFPQRADAAAARVLGVDKFMWGSDYPHDEGTYPYTTLSLRQLFHDWPEADLRKILAENAADVYGFDLNALAGPASRLGPRVSEVAQPLTELPDNPNEALVRNVTAA
- a CDS encoding ABC transporter ATP-binding protein, whose product is MSLLDVQDLTLRFGGVRALDGVSFAVEEGALVALVGPNGAGKSSVFNCVSGLYRPNDGSIEFAGENILTLPSHALASRGIGRTFQNLALFPRLTVLENVLLGGHTAHRSNALACALRWPGERRREREARGRALEVLTELRLAHLADQPAAGLPFGTLKRIEIARAVMSGPRLLLLDEPAAGLTHGEVEELGTTIRSLRETHGLTVLLVEHHMGLVMTISEKVIVLNLGQVIAQGPPGEVSTDPAVVAAYLGAAA
- a CDS encoding ABC transporter ATP-binding protein; translation: MTAALAVTGLTAGYGSLIVLRDLTFHVDPGEIVVILGANGAGKTTTLRALSGEIPAEGTIELADRQVGGLRADQRARLGIGHVPEGRGTFVDLTVEENLRLGAYHRPAREVPGAMERWFEVFPQLAERRGQLAGSMSGGEQQMLAVARALMGAPKLLLLDEPSMGLAPMLVAELFRNLAEMNRRTGTAMLLVEQNAELALSIADRAYVLEHGRIVSTGTAEELRGDDSIRRAYLGV
- a CDS encoding branched-chain amino acid ABC transporter permease; translated protein: MELLIQRLVDGTSNGFLYGAVALALVLIYRSTGLMNFAQGEMAMFSTFVVWKLADQTLGLGLALVVAIPVGILFAFLLGAVIERVVIRPFEGGTNNHLRLLIVTLGLFLAINALAGYIFSTDTERLESPFPVGGLNLGGVNISYLEIGTIVVFLLVALLIRQLFMGTKLGLGLRAAAMNPSSSRLVGIDVSRMMMIGWGLASAIGALAAVLVAPVVFVSTNMMATLLLYGFAAAVVGGFESAPGALVGGVLVGLIQSLSAGYLPFIGNQLQLATAFAVILLVLLIRPQGLFGRVPVERV